A single genomic interval of Aureliella helgolandensis harbors:
- a CDS encoding excinuclease ABC subunit UvrC: MADDETAEHRPEETSYEPVPVEATEALESQLETGSSVPNPSELPEGTSFGFRRAAEKVRSFPQTPGVYLMKDEAGRVIYIGKAKNLRSRAGSYFLKAARQEQRTATWIDEICDIDFLPCESEVDALLAESRLIKDVQPKHNKDLKDDKSFPYLMITTREDFPRVELTRTPPTSGVKLYGPFASAGALRGAIQVLQRIFKFRTCSLDITAEDPAWKWFRPCLLASIKQCTAPCNLRISKEDYRLDIKRLQTFLEGGKTRLLGQLKKEMQVASKELQFEKAARLRDEITMLEKLDERGELDTHVQPEVFYIDPKKGMLGLQKVLKLQTPPRIIEGVDIAHLSGKETVASLVQFIDGLPNKPGYRRYRIKDVKGVDDFRSIHEVVSRRFRSLHDRSEAFPDLLLIDGGKGQLNAALAAFRDQGITPPPLLSLAKREEEIFLPGESESLRLSRHAFALRLLQYVRDEAHRFAQHYHHILRSKNQFDS; encoded by the coding sequence ATGGCGGACGACGAAACTGCTGAGCACCGGCCGGAAGAAACTTCGTACGAACCGGTTCCCGTCGAGGCAACAGAGGCTCTTGAGTCTCAGTTGGAGACCGGATCGAGCGTGCCCAATCCCTCCGAGCTACCCGAGGGAACTTCGTTTGGATTTCGCCGCGCCGCCGAAAAAGTGCGTTCCTTCCCACAGACCCCCGGGGTCTATTTGATGAAGGACGAGGCTGGCCGGGTAATCTATATCGGCAAAGCCAAGAATCTGCGTAGTCGGGCGGGAAGCTACTTTCTGAAAGCCGCCCGCCAGGAACAGCGTACCGCTACCTGGATCGATGAAATTTGCGACATCGACTTTCTGCCCTGTGAGAGTGAGGTGGATGCGCTGCTGGCCGAAAGCCGGCTGATCAAGGATGTGCAGCCCAAGCACAACAAAGACCTGAAGGACGATAAGAGTTTTCCGTATCTAATGATTACCACGCGAGAGGATTTCCCGCGTGTTGAGTTGACGCGCACGCCACCGACCAGCGGAGTCAAGCTCTACGGCCCATTTGCCAGTGCTGGAGCGCTGCGTGGAGCCATTCAGGTCTTGCAGCGCATCTTCAAATTTCGCACATGCTCCTTGGACATTACTGCGGAGGATCCGGCCTGGAAGTGGTTTCGGCCCTGTTTACTCGCCTCGATCAAGCAATGCACCGCACCTTGCAATTTGCGGATCTCGAAAGAGGACTATCGACTCGACATCAAACGCTTGCAGACATTTCTCGAAGGTGGAAAAACTCGCTTGCTGGGGCAATTGAAGAAGGAGATGCAAGTCGCTTCCAAGGAGTTGCAATTTGAGAAAGCTGCCCGGCTGCGCGATGAGATCACCATGCTCGAGAAGCTGGATGAACGCGGAGAATTGGATACTCACGTCCAGCCAGAAGTCTTTTACATCGATCCTAAGAAAGGGATGCTGGGGCTCCAAAAAGTGCTCAAGCTGCAGACTCCTCCACGCATTATCGAGGGGGTCGACATCGCTCACTTAAGTGGCAAGGAGACCGTGGCAAGTCTTGTCCAGTTCATCGACGGGCTGCCCAACAAGCCGGGGTATCGCCGCTACCGCATCAAGGATGTCAAGGGCGTCGATGACTTTCGCAGCATTCATGAAGTGGTTTCACGACGCTTTCGAAGCCTGCACGATCGTTCCGAGGCCTTTCCCGATCTGTTACTGATCGATGGAGGTAAGGGACAACTCAACGCCGCCTTGGCTGCCTTCCGGGATCAAGGGATTACACCACCCCCTCTGTTGTCTCTAGCCAAGCGTGAGGAAGAGATTTTCCTTCCGGGAGAATCCGAGTCGCTGCGTCTGAGTCGTCATGCGTTCGCTCTACGACTGCTGCAATATGTTCGCGATGAGGCGCATCGATTCGCGCAACATTACCACCATATCCTGCGAAGCAAGAATCAGTTTGATAGCTAG
- a CDS encoding adenine phosphoribosyltransferase — MSDIDLKDYIRDIPDFPKPGILFRDITPVLSSPAAFQACIDRLAERYADRKIDAIVAAEARGFIFGAPLALKIGAAFVPVRKPGKLPSKTHSHVYDLEYGSDTLEIHSDAVLPGQRVLIVDDLLATGGTVEACLKLLEHFSVEIVECAFCIHLRGLEGEKKLAPHSVYSLVEY; from the coding sequence ATGAGTGACATCGACCTTAAAGACTATATCCGCGACATTCCCGACTTCCCCAAGCCGGGCATTCTCTTTCGCGACATCACCCCCGTCCTATCCAGTCCCGCCGCCTTTCAGGCATGCATTGACAGACTGGCTGAACGCTACGCCGATCGGAAGATCGACGCGATTGTGGCAGCCGAGGCGCGAGGATTTATCTTCGGCGCGCCGCTCGCGCTCAAAATTGGGGCTGCGTTCGTTCCAGTTCGCAAGCCGGGAAAGCTGCCGAGCAAGACCCACAGCCATGTTTACGACCTTGAATACGGATCGGACACACTCGAAATCCACTCGGACGCCGTGTTGCCTGGCCAACGGGTCTTAATTGTGGATGACCTACTTGCCACCGGTGGTACAGTAGAGGCGTGCTTGAAACTGCTTGAGCATTTTTCGGTTGAGATAGTGGAATGCGCCTTTTGCATTCACCTACGTGGCCTAGAGGGTGAGAAGAAGCTAGCTCCCCACTCGGTCTACAGCCTTGTCGAGTACTGA
- a CDS encoding Tad domain-containing protein, with translation MNRRMRAGQITVFFVAILPLMLGIAGLMLDGGKLLVESRRLQDVCDAAATAAAAELQMTGDLSSARLVAENVIGSLNSMTLAVSSIASPPTSGEYTGDSHFVEVQLEQSVTTHLIHLLNVSHSNTVSSRSVAGFEPSNIDAALVVLDPSPDPFSILGLPVLLPPLHSLLGGLEALGVGPVMVDGAVQVNTQWSGEDEFGESVGVDGPLLTHSISCTPLLGLSHLHAPEIRSVGGVDDLALYHQLDGGGKSPLQANRLPVPDPLRDLPVPTVAIDPTNVSNVYRGTKNIVIALPLLTPPIVLSPGVYDWINIVTGRVTFEPGIYVIRGQHPVTGHGLLISGLANVDARGVMFYLTDSASYSASSGMPDASDSSTNPPPSVLASQIPSAIITLGLLGTRISPLNSPGSPFDGMTIFQRRHDRRPIVLVQEDLLGGGYLEGRVYAKWGHTLIAGKGDIDAAFVSGTMRVVNLLGLRISPSAPFPPANDVYLVE, from the coding sequence ATGAATAGGCGAATGCGAGCAGGACAAATTACTGTTTTCTTTGTGGCGATTCTGCCACTCATGTTGGGCATAGCAGGTCTAATGCTCGATGGTGGAAAACTGTTGGTTGAATCCCGACGACTTCAGGATGTTTGCGATGCGGCTGCCACGGCGGCGGCTGCCGAATTGCAAATGACTGGGGATCTATCGAGCGCTCGATTAGTCGCAGAAAATGTGATTGGCAGCTTGAACTCCATGACGCTAGCCGTTTCGAGTATCGCCTCACCACCGACCTCAGGCGAGTATACAGGCGACTCTCATTTCGTCGAAGTTCAGCTTGAACAATCGGTTACAACCCACCTCATCCACCTTCTCAACGTCTCGCACAGCAATACCGTCAGCAGTCGTTCCGTGGCCGGCTTCGAACCGAGCAACATTGACGCGGCACTCGTCGTTTTAGATCCATCCCCGGATCCCTTCTCCATATTGGGGTTGCCCGTCTTACTTCCACCTCTGCACAGTCTGTTGGGTGGCTTGGAAGCCTTGGGCGTGGGACCGGTGATGGTCGATGGTGCTGTGCAAGTCAACACGCAATGGAGCGGAGAGGATGAATTTGGGGAAAGCGTAGGAGTGGACGGCCCGCTACTTACGCATTCCATCTCGTGCACTCCCCTGCTCGGCTTATCTCATTTACACGCACCCGAGATTCGATCGGTCGGTGGTGTCGACGATCTTGCTCTCTATCATCAGCTTGATGGTGGCGGTAAATCACCGCTGCAAGCCAATCGCTTGCCAGTACCCGATCCGCTAAGGGATCTACCAGTCCCCACGGTCGCGATTGATCCAACCAATGTTTCCAATGTGTACCGTGGCACTAAAAATATCGTTATTGCCTTGCCCTTGCTCACGCCCCCGATCGTTCTTTCGCCGGGAGTCTACGACTGGATCAATATCGTGACGGGCCGGGTTACCTTTGAGCCGGGAATCTACGTGATACGCGGACAACATCCGGTGACCGGCCATGGTTTGTTGATCTCGGGCCTGGCCAACGTGGACGCACGAGGGGTGATGTTCTACTTAACCGATTCCGCGAGTTACAGCGCTAGCAGCGGCATGCCTGATGCGAGTGACTCAAGCACCAATCCACCGCCAAGCGTATTGGCGAGTCAGATCCCTAGCGCCATCATTACGTTGGGATTGTTGGGCACGCGCATCAGCCCGCTCAATTCGCCAGGCAGTCCGTTTGACGGTATGACGATCTTTCAGCGTCGCCATGACCGACGCCCAATCGTTCTGGTCCAGGAAGATCTGCTGGGTGGCGGGTACCTGGAAGGCCGCGTCTATGCCAAGTGGGGCCATACCTTGATTGCAGGCAAGGGGGACATCGATGCCGCCTTTGTGTCAGGAACCATGCGTGTCGTGAATCTGTTGGGCCTGAGAATCTCCCCCAGTGCACCATTCCCTCCGGCGAACGACGTTTACCTTGTCGAGTAA